The following coding sequences lie in one Maribacter forsetii DSM 18668 genomic window:
- a CDS encoding M61 family metallopeptidase — MKKNVLIIAIALLLNACGAGKALLSVENSPVVTSIDLVNVVDDKVQVGINPGVFTTSTVIFRIPKTVPGTYSSDNYGKYIEDFEALDYKGNVLPSTKLDENSWSISNAAQLDKVQYWVNDTYDTEDEVDDAVFSPAGTNISKDSNFMLNLHGFVGYFDGFKEIPYAIQIKKPTDLVGTTTLAREVNNKPDPLWDAFKANRYFEVIDNPIMYAKPNTESFEINGITVTLSLFSPNNVYKASDLKDRMVAMMGAQKKFLGDVDSTKEYNILLYMSDNTVPDAHGFGALEHHTSTVVVLPEAMDIGRLEQAMVDVVSHEFFHIVTPLSVHSKEIQYFDFNDPKMSEHLWMYEGTTEYFANLFQIQQGLITEEDFYERMLAKITNSKFYDDSMSFTVMSKNILEQPYEPNYANVYEKGALINMCLDIILREKSGGEKSMLWLMKELSKKYGTDVPFEDEALFGEIVSMTYPEVDTFFKQHVIGTTPIDYDVYFAKVGLVTKNVEEPAGYFFDGQVPYMDVDVKNDSVVFIRKNIALNSFFDDLKLKGGDIFRVINGQDINLETLRPIIGESFGWTPETVVSMTVERDGEMISVKGPVGQPLKKVRKIVPLEGVTEETVKLRNAWLKN, encoded by the coding sequence ATGAAGAAAAATGTATTAATTATTGCCATTGCTTTACTATTAAACGCTTGTGGGGCAGGTAAGGCTCTTTTGTCTGTTGAGAATAGTCCCGTGGTCACCTCTATTGATTTGGTAAATGTTGTCGATGATAAAGTTCAGGTAGGAATCAACCCTGGAGTGTTTACAACTTCAACGGTCATATTTAGAATACCTAAGACTGTGCCTGGAACATATAGTTCCGATAATTACGGTAAGTATATTGAAGATTTTGAAGCGCTAGATTATAAAGGGAATGTTCTGCCTAGCACTAAACTAGATGAAAACTCTTGGAGTATTTCAAATGCTGCTCAGTTAGATAAAGTTCAATATTGGGTAAATGATACTTATGATACGGAGGATGAAGTAGATGATGCTGTTTTCTCGCCGGCAGGTACCAATATCTCAAAGGATAGCAATTTTATGCTTAATCTTCATGGATTTGTAGGTTATTTTGATGGGTTCAAAGAAATACCTTATGCTATTCAGATTAAAAAGCCAACAGATTTGGTAGGTACTACCACGCTTGCCAGAGAAGTAAATAATAAGCCAGATCCTTTGTGGGATGCTTTTAAGGCAAATCGTTATTTTGAAGTAATTGATAACCCAATAATGTATGCAAAACCAAATACAGAGTCTTTTGAGATAAATGGTATTACTGTAACCTTAAGTCTTTTTTCTCCTAATAACGTTTACAAGGCGTCTGATTTAAAAGATAGAATGGTGGCTATGATGGGTGCTCAAAAGAAATTTTTAGGAGATGTTGATAGTACAAAGGAATATAACATCTTATTATATATGTCTGATAATACTGTGCCAGATGCTCATGGGTTTGGAGCATTAGAACATCATACCTCTACTGTGGTTGTGTTACCAGAAGCTATGGATATTGGACGTTTAGAACAGGCTATGGTAGATGTGGTTTCTCATGAGTTTTTTCATATAGTTACACCGTTGTCCGTTCACTCTAAAGAGATTCAGTATTTTGATTTTAACGACCCAAAAATGTCTGAACATTTATGGATGTATGAGGGCACTACAGAGTACTTTGCTAATTTATTTCAGATTCAGCAAGGTCTAATTACTGAAGAGGATTTTTACGAACGTATGTTGGCTAAAATCACTAATTCAAAATTTTATGATGATAGTATGTCTTTTACTGTTATGAGTAAAAATATATTGGAACAGCCTTATGAACCTAATTATGCCAACGTATATGAGAAAGGAGCTTTAATAAATATGTGTCTAGATATTATATTGCGAGAGAAGAGTGGAGGGGAGAAGAGTATGCTTTGGTTAATGAAAGAGTTGTCTAAAAAATATGGTACAGACGTTCCTTTTGAAGATGAAGCTTTGTTTGGGGAAATTGTTTCCATGACATATCCTGAAGTTGATACTTTCTTTAAGCAGCATGTAATTGGTACAACACCTATAGATTATGATGTGTATTTTGCTAAGGTTGGTTTAGTGACAAAGAATGTTGAGGAGCCTGCCGGTTACTTTTTTGATGGTCAAGTGCCTTATATGGATGTTGATGTAAAAAATGATAGCGTAGTATTTATTCGTAAGAATATAGCCTTGAATTCTTTCTTTGATGATTTAAAATTGAAGGGTGGCGATATTTTTAGGGTTATCAATGGTCAAGATATTAATTTAGAAACCCTACGTCCGATAATAGGTGAAAGCTTTGGTTGGACACCAGAAACCGTAGTCAGCATGACTGTAGAAAGAGATGGGGAAATGATATCTGTAAAAGGACCAGTAGGGCAACCTTTAAAGAAGGTTAGGAAAATTGTTCCGTTAGAAGGGGTAACTGAAGAAACCGTTAAGTTGCGAAATGCCTGGTTGAAAAATTAG
- the tsf gene encoding translation elongation factor Ts gives MAKITAAEVNKLRKATGAGMMDCKNALVEAEGDFDKAIEVLRKKGQKVAAKRADRDSSEGAAIAKLNSDQTVGVAIVLGCETDFVGKNENFISLANQLAEIALSCNSKEELLAADFGGMTVADKLVEQTGVIGEKLEITAFEKLEAPYVGSYVHINKIAALVGLSAKVETADVLAKDVSMQVASMGATTLSYKDFDPTFVAAETEARIAVIEKDNEELGRLGKTLKNVPQYISMSQLTPEVMAKAEEDAKAQLQAEGKPEKIWDKILPGKMERFVSDNTTLDQEQCLLDQNFIKDEKINVAKYVESHGDVSVLGFKRVTVG, from the coding sequence ATGGCAAAAATTACCGCCGCAGAAGTAAATAAATTAAGAAAGGCGACTGGCGCTGGAATGATGGATTGTAAAAACGCTTTGGTCGAGGCCGAAGGTGATTTTGACAAAGCCATTGAAGTGCTTCGTAAAAAAGGGCAAAAAGTAGCAGCAAAAAGAGCAGACAGAGATTCATCTGAAGGTGCTGCGATTGCTAAGTTAAATTCTGACCAAACTGTTGGTGTTGCTATAGTACTTGGTTGTGAAACTGATTTCGTTGGTAAAAACGAGAACTTTATTTCTCTTGCCAACCAATTAGCTGAAATAGCACTTAGCTGTAACTCTAAAGAAGAGCTTTTAGCTGCTGATTTTGGAGGTATGACAGTTGCTGACAAATTAGTTGAGCAAACTGGTGTTATTGGTGAAAAATTAGAAATCACGGCTTTTGAAAAATTAGAAGCACCATATGTTGGTTCTTACGTTCACATTAACAAGATCGCTGCTTTAGTTGGTCTATCTGCTAAGGTTGAGACTGCTGATGTATTGGCTAAAGACGTTTCTATGCAAGTTGCTTCTATGGGTGCAACAACATTATCTTACAAAGATTTTGACCCTACATTCGTAGCTGCTGAAACAGAGGCTAGAATAGCTGTTATTGAAAAAGACAACGAAGAACTAGGTCGTTTAGGTAAAACACTTAAAAATGTACCTCAGTATATTTCTATGTCGCAGTTAACTCCTGAAGTCATGGCTAAAGCAGAAGAAGATGCTAAAGCACAATTACAAGCTGAAGGTAAACCAGAGAAAATTTGGGATAAAATTCTTCCAGGAAAAATGGAAAGATTCGTATCTGATAATACTACTTTGGACCAAGAACAGTGTTTATTAGACCAAAACTTCATTAAGGATGAGAAAATCAACGTAGCTAAATATGTTGAGTCTCATGGTGATGTTTCTGTTTTAGGTTTTAAACGTGTAACCGTAGGTTAA
- the rpsB gene encoding 30S ribosomal protein S2: protein MARVEVKQLLEAGVHFGHLTRKWNPNMAPYIYMERNGIHVINLYKTVAKLDETNEALSKIAASGRKILFVATKKQAKDIVAEKAAAVNMPYITERWPGGMLTNFVTIRKAVKKMASIDRMKKDGTFLTLSKKERLQVDRLRAKLEKNLGSISEMTRLPGALFIVDTMREHIAVKEAQKLNIPIFAMVDTNCDPRDVDYLIPSNDDASKSIDIIMTEVTNAVAEGLAERKAEKGNSEDKKEKAPKKKVAAEKPAPTPAKVDTKPAPMVANVPDVEVNVEATKEAVAKDVKADDLTKVEGIGPKAAEALVAAGIATFEDLSKGEAEKIKEILTEASSRMAHLDPTSWPKQAKMAADGKWDELKEWQDNTKGGVE from the coding sequence ATGGCGAGAGTCGAAGTAAAACAATTATTAGAAGCAGGTGTACATTTTGGTCACCTAACAAGAAAGTGGAATCCTAACATGGCTCCTTACATCTACATGGAGCGTAATGGTATTCACGTAATCAACCTTTACAAAACAGTTGCAAAATTAGACGAGACCAATGAGGCTCTTAGCAAAATTGCAGCATCAGGTAGAAAAATACTTTTCGTAGCTACCAAAAAACAAGCAAAAGATATCGTTGCTGAAAAAGCAGCTGCAGTAAACATGCCTTACATCACAGAAAGATGGCCAGGTGGTATGTTAACCAACTTTGTTACTATCCGTAAAGCTGTTAAGAAAATGGCTTCTATTGATCGTATGAAGAAAGATGGCACCTTCCTTACATTATCTAAGAAAGAAAGATTGCAAGTTGATCGTTTACGTGCAAAATTAGAAAAGAACTTAGGTTCTATTTCTGAAATGACTCGTTTACCAGGTGCTTTGTTCATTGTTGATACAATGAGAGAACACATTGCAGTAAAAGAAGCTCAAAAATTGAACATTCCTATTTTCGCAATGGTAGATACCAACTGTGATCCTAGAGATGTAGATTACCTTATACCTTCTAACGATGATGCATCAAAGTCTATTGACATCATTATGACAGAAGTTACCAACGCAGTAGCTGAAGGTCTGGCAGAACGTAAGGCTGAAAAAGGTAACTCAGAAGATAAAAAAGAAAAAGCTCCTAAGAAAAAAGTAGCAGCTGAAAAGCCAGCTCCAACTCCAGCTAAGGTTGATACTAAACCTGCACCAATGGTTGCTAACGTACCAGACGTTGAGGTAAATGTTGAGGCTACAAAAGAAGCAGTAGCTAAAGATGTGAAGGCTGATGATTTAACAAAAGTTGAAGGTATTGGACCAAAAGCTGCTGAAGCATTAGTTGCTGCAGGTATCGCTACATTCGAAGACCTTTCTAAAGGCGAAGCTGAAAAGATCAAAGAAATCTTAACAGAAGCAAGTTCTAGAATGGCTCATTTAGATCCTACCTCTTGGCCAAAGCAAGCTAAAATGGCTGCTGATGGTAAATGGGACGAACTTAAAGAATGGCAAGACAACACTAAAGGTGGTGTAGAATAA
- the rpsI gene encoding 30S ribosomal protein S9, giving the protein MEVIHKIGRRKTAVARVYLSDGNGDITINNKDLSVYFPTATLQYKVKQPFTLTESLDTYDVKVNVYGGGITGQAEAIRLALSRAMCEIDAENRTVLKPEGLLTRDPRMVERKKFGQKKARKKFQFSKR; this is encoded by the coding sequence ATGGAAGTAATTCATAAAATTGGTCGTAGAAAGACCGCTGTAGCTAGAGTATATCTTTCTGATGGTAATGGTGATATCACTATTAACAACAAAGATTTAAGCGTATACTTCCCAACTGCAACACTTCAATACAAAGTAAAACAACCTTTCACATTAACTGAAAGCTTAGATACTTACGATGTAAAAGTAAATGTTTACGGTGGTGGTATCACTGGTCAAGCAGAAGCTATTCGTCTTGCTTTATCTAGAGCAATGTGTGAGATTGATGCTGAGAACAGAACAGTCTTAAAACCAGAAGGTCTATTAACTAGAGACCCTAGAATGGTTGAACGTAAGAAATTCGGTCAGAAGAAAGCACGTAAAAAATTCCAATTCTCGAAACGTTAA
- the rplM gene encoding 50S ribosomal protein L13 produces MDTLSYKTVSANRTTVNKEWLLVDAEGETLGRMASKVAYLLRGKHKPSFTPHVDCGDNVVIINAEKIVLTGNKWSDKSYMRYTGYPGGQRTTSVKQLLDKNPEGILEKAIKGMLPKNRLGAELFRNLKVYAGTEHGQEAQKPTVVNLKDIK; encoded by the coding sequence GTGGATACATTAAGTTATAAGACCGTTTCGGCCAACAGAACAACTGTAAACAAAGAGTGGTTATTGGTAGATGCCGAAGGAGAAACATTAGGACGCATGGCTTCAAAAGTCGCCTATTTGTTAAGAGGAAAGCACAAGCCAAGTTTCACCCCTCATGTTGATTGTGGTGATAATGTTGTTATTATCAACGCAGAGAAAATTGTTCTTACAGGAAACAAGTGGTCTGATAAATCATATATGAGATACACTGGCTACCCAGGTGGTCAACGTACTACTAGTGTAAAACAATTATTGGATAAAAATCCAGAAGGTATTCTTGAAAAAGCAATAAAAGGAATGTTACCTAAGAACAGATTAGGAGCAGAACTTTTTAGAAACCTTAAAGTTTACGCAGGTACAGAGCACGGTCAAGAAGCTCAAAAGCCAACTGTTGTTAATTTAAAAGACATTAAATAA
- a CDS encoding DUF5916 domain-containing protein, which yields MNKCLSLSILFLLFLTTVVAQKDVAKVQREYITKQLTLGEEITIDGELSDKAWDTVSWDGDFTVFDPNNGEKPSQSTKFKITYDAKFLYVGIRCYDSIPSKIEKRLARRDNFSGDWIEINIDSYNDKRTGFSFNISAAGVKGDEFISQNGDFWDASWNPIWYTASQIDAEGWTAEMKIPFSQLKFGEQKEQIWGLQLNRRFFRAEERSLWQPVSLDAPGWVSEFGVLRGLIDIQPQKQLEIQPFLVNQYDSYPSQDGNPFRDGNDYRLNAGLDAKIGLTNDLTLDLTVNPDFGQVDADPGAIALDGFQIFFEERRPFFIENKNIFDYEFADGNDNIFYSRRIGRSPQGFATTTPDEFIDQPTNSTILGAAKFSGKTKNGWSLGLLESVTGKMYADIEDVVGNKRSELVEPLTNYLVGRVQKDFNERNSFIGGIFTATNRNLPDNLDFLRSGAYTGGFDFKHNWKDRNYYVEGNIVGSHVTGSEDAIARTQTSITHLFQRVDADHVSVDINRTSLTGTGGKIEIGKAGGGNWRYDGGVIWRSPELELNDIGFLRQADEIKQTASVSRLFIKPTNFYRRANMELSQYSTYDFEGNYNRIQYQFEGFINYKNNWWTEVGAAHKPRIFSNTVLRGGPRWRWSDENFAYLFFGSDSRKKLSFTLGYVNSQAAEKNFSLARYVFRLYYQPFDAFNLSISSEFEENPNKTQYVTETNFNGDARYITGNIDQKTFSTSIRFNYSINPNLSIQYYGEPFISRGTYTNFNYVNNPIAESLNERVTLFSENQISQSNNTDNYLIDEDFDGITDYRIENPDFSYVQFRSNLVLRWEYVPGSEIFLVWSQGVVGAGNPGETLGRNLDRQILGQKKDNTILLKATYRFIL from the coding sequence ATGAATAAATGTTTATCCCTAAGTATCTTATTTCTACTATTTCTAACGACAGTAGTAGCTCAAAAAGATGTTGCAAAGGTACAAAGGGAATATATTACCAAGCAACTTACGTTAGGAGAAGAAATTACAATTGACGGAGAATTGTCTGATAAGGCTTGGGATACTGTATCTTGGGATGGGGATTTTACTGTTTTTGATCCTAATAATGGAGAAAAACCAAGTCAATCCACAAAATTTAAGATTACCTACGATGCCAAATTTCTTTATGTAGGTATTCGATGTTATGATAGTATTCCTTCTAAAATAGAAAAAAGACTTGCAAGGCGCGATAATTTTTCTGGTGATTGGATAGAGATTAATATAGATAGTTATAACGATAAAAGAACCGGTTTCTCTTTCAATATTTCTGCCGCAGGCGTAAAGGGGGATGAGTTTATATCTCAAAATGGAGATTTTTGGGATGCTAGCTGGAATCCAATTTGGTATACTGCTTCTCAAATTGATGCGGAAGGATGGACTGCGGAGATGAAAATACCTTTCAGTCAATTAAAATTTGGAGAACAAAAAGAACAGATTTGGGGTTTACAATTGAACAGAAGATTTTTTAGGGCAGAGGAACGTTCTCTTTGGCAACCTGTTTCGTTAGATGCCCCGGGCTGGGTAAGTGAGTTTGGTGTACTTAGGGGACTTATTGATATTCAACCACAAAAACAATTAGAAATTCAACCTTTTTTGGTAAATCAATATGATTCATACCCTTCGCAAGATGGTAATCCATTTCGTGATGGTAATGATTATAGGTTAAATGCTGGGTTAGATGCTAAAATTGGTTTGACAAATGATTTGACCTTAGACTTGACCGTAAATCCGGATTTTGGTCAAGTAGATGCTGATCCGGGAGCTATTGCTTTAGACGGATTTCAAATCTTTTTTGAAGAGCGACGACCTTTTTTTATCGAGAACAAGAATATTTTCGATTATGAGTTTGCCGATGGTAATGACAATATTTTTTATAGTAGAAGAATAGGAAGAAGTCCGCAAGGTTTTGCAACGACAACACCAGATGAATTCATTGATCAGCCAACCAATAGTACAATTTTGGGTGCTGCTAAGTTCTCTGGTAAAACCAAAAACGGGTGGTCTTTGGGTCTTTTAGAAAGTGTTACCGGTAAAATGTATGCAGACATTGAAGATGTTGTAGGTAACAAACGATCAGAACTTGTAGAACCACTAACTAATTATCTGGTAGGTAGGGTGCAAAAAGATTTTAATGAACGTAATTCTTTTATTGGTGGAATTTTTACTGCTACGAATAGAAATTTACCAGATAATCTAGATTTTTTAAGAAGTGGTGCATACACCGGCGGTTTTGATTTTAAACACAATTGGAAGGATAGAAATTATTATGTGGAAGGCAACATTGTTGGTAGTCATGTTACAGGAAGTGAAGATGCAATTGCAAGAACGCAAACTAGTATAACGCACCTTTTTCAAAGAGTTGATGCAGACCATGTTTCTGTAGATATTAATAGAACCTCGCTTACAGGTACTGGTGGTAAAATAGAGATAGGTAAAGCAGGTGGCGGTAATTGGAGATATGACGGTGGCGTCATTTGGCGATCACCCGAATTGGAACTTAATGACATTGGATTTCTAAGACAAGCAGATGAAATAAAACAAACTGCATCTGTAAGTAGATTGTTTATTAAACCCACTAATTTCTATAGAAGGGCAAATATGGAATTAAGTCAGTATTCAACCTACGATTTTGAGGGTAATTATAATAGAATTCAATATCAGTTTGAGGGATTTATAAATTATAAAAATAATTGGTGGACAGAAGTTGGGGCAGCGCATAAACCCCGTATATTTTCTAATACCGTATTACGTGGCGGACCACGTTGGCGTTGGTCAGATGAAAATTTTGCATATCTATTTTTCGGTTCTGATAGTAGAAAGAAACTAAGTTTTACCTTGGGTTATGTAAATAGTCAGGCAGCCGAAAAAAACTTTTCGTTAGCGCGTTATGTGTTTAGATTATACTACCAACCTTTTGATGCTTTTAACCTGTCTATCTCTTCTGAATTTGAAGAGAACCCTAATAAAACGCAATATGTTACCGAAACCAATTTTAATGGAGATGCTAGATATATTACCGGTAATATTGATCAAAAAACGTTTAGTACTTCCATCCGTTTTAATTATAGTATAAATCCTAATCTATCTATTCAGTATTATGGCGAGCCATTTATTTCTAGAGGAACGTATACTAATTTTAATTACGTGAATAATCCTATTGCGGAAAGCCTCAATGAGCGAGTAACTTTATTCTCTGAAAATCAAATTTCGCAATCTAATAACACTGATAACTATTTGATTGATGAGGATTTTGACGGAATTACAGATTATCGGATTGAAAATCCAGATTTTTCATATGTCCAGTTTCGATCGAATTTAGTATTAAGATGGGAATATGTGCCTGGGTCGGAAATCTTTTTGGTCTGGTCACAAGGAGTTGTAGGGGCAGGGAATCCTGGTGAAACTTTGGGCAGGAATTTAGATCGTCAAATACTAGGGCAGAAAAAAGATAATACCATTTTGTTAAAGGCAACGTATAGATTTATACTCTAA
- a CDS encoding T9SS type A sorting domain-containing protein: MKRLLIIVLFISLGAGKLAAQDIKVFPNPATNVINVLGLKNDANATISIRDSYGTQIIYHQWDIKRNSLNIPVFNLEKGLYMITIQSEHQNVKTKFYKQ; this comes from the coding sequence ATGAAAAGACTTCTAATCATAGTATTATTTATAAGCCTTGGAGCAGGTAAACTAGCTGCGCAAGACATAAAAGTCTTTCCTAACCCTGCAACGAACGTTATCAACGTCTTAGGACTTAAAAATGATGCTAACGCCACTATTAGCATTAGAGATAGTTATGGCACACAAATCATTTACCACCAATGGGATATTAAAAGAAATTCCTTGAATATTCCTGTTTTCAATCTTGAAAAAGGTTTGTACATGATTACCATACAATCTGAACATCAAAATGTAAAAACTAAATTTTACAAGCAATAA